The genomic interval CCTGCCTCGTGCTAAGATCCGCCCCTGATCGAGGGCGGTATCCCCCTGAGAACAAGCGGCCTAGGCGCCGCTCACCGCGAGGCTCTGTTCATGACGACTCAAGCCGAGGTACGGGTCACCGACGACGTGACCGTGGTTTCTTTTCTCGGGCCCATCGTGGCCGGCAACGGCGACTCCGTGTTGCGCGACCAGCTCCAGGAGCTGGTGGAATCGGGCTGCCGAAAGGTCCTCCTCGACCTGCGGGAGGTGCCGCGCCTGGACAGCGCCGGTGTCGGTCAGCTCGTCGCCAGCCATCGCTCCGCCCAAGAGCAAGGGGTCGCGGTCAAGGTGCTCGAGGGAACCTCCCGCGTCTGGCGGGTCCTCGAGCTGAGCGACATCCTGCCCCTCCTCGACACCTACAAGACCGAGGACGAAGCCCTCGAAGCTTTTCAGAGCTGAGCCGGCGCGATGACCGGCGAGAGACTCCGTCTGACCTTTCACGGCGCCGCGGGCACCGTCACCGGCTCGAAGCACCTCCTCGATGTCGACCAGACCCGCGTTCTGCTCGACGCCGGACTGTTCCAGGGCCGCAAGAAGCTGCGGCTGCGCAACTGGGCGCCGCCGACCTTCGCCCCGGCCTCGATCGACCATGTCCTGCTGAGCCACACTCACATCGACCACGTCGGCTTCCTGCCGCGGCTGGTCAAGCTCGGCCTGGAGGCCCCGGTGCACTGCACTCCGGCCGCCTACGAGCTCGCCGAGCTGATGCTCCTCGACTCGGCCAAGATCCAAGAAGACGACGCCCGCTACGCCAATCGCAAGGGCTTCAGCAAGCACAAGCCGGCGCTCCCTCTCTACACTCGGGAAGACGCCCGCGCCGCCCTCGACCTGCGGCGACGTCTGCTGTTCGACGAGTGGCTCGACCTCGGCCCCCTGCGGGCCCGTTTTCACAATGCCGGCCACATCCTGGGCTCGGCCTTCATCGAAACGGTCATCTCCCGCGGCGACGATGAGCTTCGGCTGGTCTACAGCGGCGACGTCGGCCGCTTCGAAATGCCCCTGCATCCGGATCCGGAGCCGCTCCCGGCGTGCGACGTGTTGATCATGGAGTCGACCTACGGAGATCGCTCGCACCCGCAGGTGTCGATCCTTGAGCAGATCGGCGAGCCCTTCTCCGAGTGCCTCGGCAATGGCGGCATTGTCCTCATCCCGGCATTCGCCGTCGGGCGCTCGCAACAGGTGACCCTGGTGCTCCGCCGCCTGATGAAGGAGGGGCGCCTGCCGGAGGTGCCGATCCACATCGACAGCCCGATGGCCACCAAGGCAACCAACATCTACGGCCACCACCTCAACGAGCGCAACCTCGATCCGGAGGTCTTCGAAGACGGCCGCTTGCGCCTCTTCCCGCGCGATGTGAGCTTTCATCGCACCACCGCCGAATCGAAACAGCTCAACCGCATGAAGGGTCCTCGCATCATCATCTCGTCGAGTGGCATGCTGTCCGGGGGCCGCGTCCTGCACCATGTCAAACGCCTCGCCGGCGACCCCAAGAACCTGATCACCTTGGTCGGCTACCAGGCCCATGGCACCCGCGCCCGCGCCCTCCTCGAAGGCGATCGCAGCATCCGCATTCACGGCTCCGACGTCGCCGTGCGCTGTCAGGTGCTGTCCCTCCAGGGCATGTCCGGCCATGCCGATCGCGAAGCTCTGCTGGAGTGGGTGGCGAGCGCCCCGCGGCCACCGAAGGTTGTCTTCCTGGTCCACGGCGAGCCGGAGCCGGCGGCGGCTCTCGGACGCGAGCTGCGGCGGCGCTTCCACTGCGACACGATCACGCCGGATCACGGCGAGAGCTTTACCCTCGACCGCTACCTGGGGTGAGCGAGGTAGCAGAATCTCCCGGGGCCGGGAGAATTTCCTCGGCTCCGGCTCGGCAGCGCGCTGTCCGACCCAAGGATTTGAGCAAGGCGAGGGCTGGCATTGCCTTTGCTCAGGTCGTCCTTTAGTCTTGAAGACACCCGCGATCCAAGACCGACGCCGATCGGCGAAGGCGGGTTCTGGCCTGCCGCCCTCACCGGTGGCGATCGCCCCAAGTTTTCTTAGGCCCATTTCCCTTAGTAAGGAGCAACCAGATGAGCATTGCCAAAGTCACCGAGATTTCTTCGACCTCCAGCGTCAGCTTCCAGGACGCTATCGAGAAGGGCATCGCCCGCGCCAGCAAGACCCTCTCCGGTATCACCGGCGCCTGGGTCAACGGTGAGAAGGTCGACGTCGAGAACGGCAAGATCACCGCCTACCGCGTCAACCTGAAGGTCTCGTTCATCCTGAACGACTGAGTCTCCCAGGGCGGCGGAGCGGCCATCGCTTCCGCCGCCGGACCGCTCCCGCGAAGGCATGGTTAGAATCGCTGCCATGACCTCTCGGAGACGATCCTGAACCGGCCAGCGATTTTCGCCCTGGTCGGAACCCTCCTGACCATCATCGCCGTCGCCTGGACGGTCGACCTCTCGCCGCGGGTGGAGAGTGACTTCTTCTTCGCCAGCGACGACCCCCAGCTACTCGAAGCAGGTCGCATCGCGGAGCTCTTCCCGGCCGGCGACCAGATCCTGGTACGAGCCGCCGGCTCCCTCGCCGATGAGGATCACCTGGAGCGACTCGAAGCCCTCAGCGCCGAGCTCGCCTCCCTCTCCGAGGTCACCGGCGTGCAGAGTGCCACCCGCGGTCCTCGCAGCCCCCAGCTCCTGCCCGAGAGCCCGTTCTGGCGCCGTCTTCTGATGCCCGGCGGCGACTCCGCCAGCCTGATCGTCCTGTCGCTCACGCCGCAGGCCGGCGGTGAGACCGTTCGCCAGGTCGAAGCGGCGGTCGCCGGCTTCGCCAGCGAGGGCCTGCACAGCCAACTCTCCGGAGTGCCCTTCGTGGTCGAGCAGGTGCGCCGTTCCCTGGTCCGCGATCTGCGCATCTTCAGCAGCGCCGCCGTCGCCCTCTTCGGTCTCGTCCTGGCGCTGCTCTTCCGTTCCCTGCCGGTAGTGGTCGGCACTCTGACGAGCTGCGCTGCGGCCGCCGCGGCGACTCTCCTGGTACTCGCCCTGATCGGCGTCCCGATCGGCATCCTGACCGCCAACCTGGTCACCCTGGTCTTCGTCCTGACCCTCTCCCACACGGTGTTCCTCACCGCCCGCTGGCGAAGCCTCGGAGGCGATCCCGCGACTGCTGCCCAACAGGCCCGACGCAGCGTTTTCACCGCCTCTTTCTGGTGCATGGCCACCACCCTGCTGGGCTTCGCCAGTCTGACCACGGCGTCGGCCAAGCCGCTGCGCGAGCTGGGAGTCGCCGGAGTGATCGGAGCGCTCCTCGCGATCGCCGCCGCTTACCTCCTGTTTCCACCCTTTCTGGCTTCGGCCCGCGCCGCCAGCAGCGCTGGTCGCCAGGGCTGGCTGCCGCGCCGTCCGCTGGCGGCGGGGGTCACCCTCGGCCTCTGTGCCTTGCTCGCCCTCGGCATCCTCCGAGTGCAGACGGATCCCGATCTGCTGTCCTACTTCCAGGATGGATCACCGCTTCACGAGGGCCTCGCGGCGATCGACCGCGATGGCGGCTCGAGCCCCCTGTCACTGGTCGTCGGCCTGCCCTCGGGAGAGCGCCTCGACACTTCGGAAGGCATCGCCCAGCTCGCCGCCGCCCAGCAAGCTCTCGAGGACGATGCCGCCACCGGCGCCGTGCTGAGCGCCGCGGCGCTGGTCGCCGAGGCCAAGGAGACCTCGCCCTTTGCCGCCCTCCTGCCACCGTCGTCGCTGCTCGATCTGCTGTCGCAGGACTCCTATCAGCGGGTCGCCCTGTCCTTCATCACCGCCGATCGCGATCGCGCTCAATTCTTCCTGCGCATGCACGAGGAAGAACGCCGGGAGAACCGCCGAGCGGTGATCGACCGCCTCACCCGAGGGATCTCCGAGCAGGGCCTCGATGTCGAGCTCGTCGGCGGCCTCTACGATCTCCAGGATCGCCTCGGCAGCCTGGTGCGCTCCAGCTTGCTGCGCGGCCTGCTGCTCCTTTGGCTGCTGTTCGCAGGCATCGCCTTCGCGGTCAGTCGCAACGGTCGCAGCACGGCGGCCCTGGTGTTCTGCCTCCCCTGGGTACCGCTCGCCGTGGTCGGCACCTTCGGCCTCCTCGGGCGTCCCCTCGACATCATTTCGTCGACCGCCCCGACGATCGCTCTCGCCCTCGGCGTCGATTCGATGATCCACCTCGCCGCGGCGGCGCGCCGCGCCCGCCACGCCGGTCGAGCTCCCGCCGCCGCCTGGCGACAGGCCCTTCAGGAGACCGCCACCGCGGTGGTCAGTGCCACCGCCATCGTCGCCATCGGCTTCTCGATCTTCTTCGCTTCGAGCTTTCCGCCGACGCAACGCTTCGGCGGCGCGGTGGTGGTCGGCAGCCTGCTGGCCGCCGCCCTCGCGCTCACCGTCTTGCCGCGCCTCGCCGGCGGCAGGGAAAGGGCCTGACATGGCCTGGATCGAGGTGATCGACGAAGACCGTGCCGACGGCCGCCTGCAGCGGCTCTACGAACGCCTCGTCGGCCCCCACGGCGGAGTCGACAACATCCTCAAGATCCACAGCCTCAATCCCGCCTCCCTGGCGGCCCACTTCGAGCTCTATCGCACGGTGATGCGCGGACGCTCACCGCTCAGCCGCACGCAACGGGAGATGATCGCGGTGGTGGTCTCGGCCGCCAATCGCTGTCGCTATTGAATTGCCCACCACGGAGCGGGGCTCCTCGAACTCACCGACGACGAGGTCTTGGTCGAAACCCTTAAGAAGGACTACCGCCAGGCGGAGCTGAGCCCGGCCGATCGCGCCATGCTCGACTACGCGGTGCGACTCACCGTCGAGCCCTGGGCGATGCGGCGGCGCGATGTCGAAGCCCTGCGCAGCAACGGCTTCTCGGACACGGCGATCCTCGACATCAATCAGGTCACCGGCTACTACGCCTTCGTCAACCGTCTCGCTGATGGGCTGGGCGTGGAGCTCGAGGCGGAGCTGTTCCCCGAACCCGAGACAAAAAAATAAGCAACGGCCACGCCGCGGACTCCGTGGCCGAACGGAGCACCAACGCGGCCGATGCTTCGAGGGACAGGGGACCAAAGGGTTCGAGCAACCGGCGGACGCACCTTCCCCTCGGGGCCGGGCTTGCGCCCGGCGGACCGAGGGGGCCTCATCCAGAAACCGGGTGTCCACCCGGCCGATCCAACCCCGCCCCCTGAGTTCCCAGGGATGATCCCGGGCTCGACGCCCGGGGCCTCCCCTTGATTTCCTCAGTTCACTTGTAAGGTGAGCCAACCCACCAAGGACGGGACAACCAACTTCAGGTTTGCCGATTCCAAGTAGCGGCGGACCCGGCCTGCCGAGCTTCCCGTCGGCCGGGCCCGCAACGCCCGATGGCCGGTTCGAGGGCCTCCTTCAGGGCCGCAATGGTCCCGCCGTCAGCCACACCGGGCCATGGCCACGCTGCTGCAGGAAAACCACCGCTTGCCCTTCCGCATCGGCCTTCATCGCAAAGGTCGCGGCCAGCTCGGTCTGCCCCGCCGACAGAACCGCCAGGCGCTCGAGGTGCCGCACCACGTAGTCGTTGCGCAACTGGCGGTCGGCGTTCTCACCACGCGGAACGTCGGTCGCGAAGCCGCTTTCGATCTCCGCCAGCCAAAGCTCCGCCGCCGCTTCGAGGGGCCGTTCCAGGGTGACCCTGGCGTGACCCGTACCGCTCTCCAGACGGGCCTCCAGTCGCCCGACGGCGGGCCGTGCGAGGGCCTCCTCGAGGGCCCGTCGCACCTCGCCTTCATGGGAGCCGACGACATGCTCCCGGCCCGCCACCACCAGTTGAGGGGTGTAGAGGGTACCGACCCCGAGGCTGCCGTCGTAGGCCACCTGGCGCTCGGTCCAGCGGCGCTTCGAGAAGGGATCCCGCCAGCCGAGATCGTTCCAGTAGTCGACATGGAAGGCGAGCGGCACGAGGCGGGCGGCGAGGTCCGGATCGGCAGCCAGCTGGCGCAGCAAGCGATCCGCCGGGGGGCAGCTCGAGCAGCCCTGGGAGGTGAACAGCTCGACCAGCACCGGACCCGCCGCGACGTCCCCTTCGGCCGCCTCCGGCGACGCGCCGACGAGGCTCGCAAACACCGCCCCCAACACGACTCCGAGAACCCGGCCATCGAGCCTCATGCGCCGTACCTCTGGCCGAGGTGGTGGCGCGCCTGACGCTGCCACCACTCCCAATCGTGGGACACGTCGTGGCCCCAGATATCGCGGAAATGGGAAATGCCTTTGGCCTCGAGCAGGCTGCCCATCGCCTGGGTCTCCTCGATACAGCCTTCCTCCCACTTGCCCTGGCCGCAGACCAGCGTCAGATGGGTGTGCCGGCGCACCCGCTCGAGGTCCTCGCCCTCGAGGCTCGGCACGAAGGCCAGCGGGTTGTTGAAGTAGACATCGAGGTTCGAGAAGCCATCGGTGAAGTTGCGCGCCTCGTAGCGTCCGCTCATGCAGAGGGCGTAGTCGAAGACTTCCGGGAACTTGAGCGCGAAGAGTGCCGCGTAGAAGGCTCCGAGGCTGCAGCCGGTCACTCCGATTCGGATTTTCGGGCTGCGACAGTCGGCGCGGATGAAGGGCACCAGATCGTCGAGCACGTAGCGCTCGAAGGCCATGTGGCGACGAATCCGCCACTCCGGCGAATGGTCCTTGCGGGTCCAGGCCTCGGCGACGTTGCTCTCGGTGCAGTAGAGCTTGAGCTTGCCACCGCCGACCAGCGATCCGAGGGTGTCGACCATGCCGTGGGCTCGCCACTCATGGGCCATGCCGGCGGCCGAGGGAAAGACCAGAAGCGGGCGCCCCCAGTGCCCGAAGCGCCAGATGTTGATCGAGCGATCCAT from Acidobacteriota bacterium carries:
- a CDS encoding MMPL family transporter, which produces MESDFFFASDDPQLLEAGRIAELFPAGDQILVRAAGSLADEDHLERLEALSAELASLSEVTGVQSATRGPRSPQLLPESPFWRRLLMPGGDSASLIVLSLTPQAGGETVRQVEAAVAGFASEGLHSQLSGVPFVVEQVRRSLVRDLRIFSSAAVALFGLVLALLFRSLPVVVGTLTSCAAAAAATLLVLALIGVPIGILTANLVTLVFVLTLSHTVFLTARWRSLGGDPATAAQQARRSVFTASFWCMATTLLGFASLTTASAKPLRELGVAGVIGALLAIAAAYLLFPPFLASARAASSAGRQGWLPRRPLAAGVTLGLCALLALGILRVQTDPDLLSYFQDGSPLHEGLAAIDRDGGSSPLSLVVGLPSGERLDTSEGIAQLAAAQQALEDDAATGAVLSAAALVAEAKETSPFAALLPPSSLLDLLSQDSYQRVALSFITADRDRAQFFLRMHEEERRENRRAVIDRLTRGISEQGLDVELVGGLYDLQDRLGSLVRSSLLRGLLLLWLLFAGIAFAVSRNGRSTAALVFCLPWVPLAVVGTFGLLGRPLDIISSTAPTIALALGVDSMIHLAAAARRARHAGRAPAAAWRQALQETATAVVSATAIVAIGFSIFFASSFPPTQRFGGAVVVGSLLAAALALTVLPRLAGGRERA
- a CDS encoding alpha/beta hydrolase-fold protein, producing MASHDLIPSRAMDRSINIWRFGHWGRPLLVFPSAAGMAHEWRAHGMVDTLGSLVGGGKLKLYCTESNVAEAWTRKDHSPEWRIRRHMAFERYVLDDLVPFIRADCRSPKIRIGVTGCSLGAFYAALFALKFPEVFDYALCMSGRYEARNFTDGFSNLDVYFNNPLAFVPSLEGEDLERVRRHTHLTLVCGQGKWEEGCIEETQAMGSLLEAKGISHFRDIWGHDVSHDWEWWQRQARHHLGQRYGA
- a CDS encoding DUF1223 domain-containing protein, with the translated sequence MRLDGRVLGVVLGAVFASLVGASPEAAEGDVAAGPVLVELFTSQGCSSCPPADRLLRQLAADPDLAARLVPLAFHVDYWNDLGWRDPFSKRRWTERQVAYDGSLGVGTLYTPQLVVAGREHVVGSHEGEVRRALEEALARPAVGRLEARLESGTGHARVTLERPLEAAAELWLAEIESGFATDVPRGENADRQLRNDYVVRHLERLAVLSAGQTELAATFAMKADAEGQAVVFLQQRGHGPVWLTAGPLRP
- a CDS encoding STAS domain-containing protein, with product MTTQAEVRVTDDVTVVSFLGPIVAGNGDSVLRDQLQELVESGCRKVLLDLREVPRLDSAGVGQLVASHRSAQEQGVAVKVLEGTSRVWRVLELSDILPLLDTYKTEDEALEAFQS
- a CDS encoding MBL fold metallo-hydrolase, with the protein product MTGERLRLTFHGAAGTVTGSKHLLDVDQTRVLLDAGLFQGRKKLRLRNWAPPTFAPASIDHVLLSHTHIDHVGFLPRLVKLGLEAPVHCTPAAYELAELMLLDSAKIQEDDARYANRKGFSKHKPALPLYTREDARAALDLRRRLLFDEWLDLGPLRARFHNAGHILGSAFIETVISRGDDELRLVYSGDVGRFEMPLHPDPEPLPACDVLIMESTYGDRSHPQVSILEQIGEPFSECLGNGGIVLIPAFAVGRSQQVTLVLRRLMKEGRLPEVPIHIDSPMATKATNIYGHHLNERNLDPEVFEDGRLRLFPRDVSFHRTTAESKQLNRMKGPRIIISSSGMLSGGRVLHHVKRLAGDPKNLITLVGYQAHGTRARALLEGDRSIRIHGSDVAVRCQVLSLQGMSGHADREALLEWVASAPRPPKVVFLVHGEPEPAAALGRELRRRFHCDTITPDHGESFTLDRYLG
- a CDS encoding dodecin family protein: MSIAKVTEISSTSSVSFQDAIEKGIARASKTLSGITGAWVNGEKVDVENGKITAYRVNLKVSFILND
- a CDS encoding peroxidase-related enzyme (This protein belongs to a clade of uncharacterized proteins related to peroxidases such as the alkylhydroperoxidase AhpD.), yielding MAWIEVIDEDRADGRLQRLYERLVGPHGGVDNILKIHSLNPASLAAHFELYRTVMRGRSPLSRTQREMIAVVVSAANRCRYUIAHHGAGLLELTDDEVLVETLKKDYRQAELSPADRAMLDYAVRLTVEPWAMRRRDVEALRSNGFSDTAILDINQVTGYYAFVNRLADGLGVELEAELFPEPETKK